In Rariglobus hedericola, the following proteins share a genomic window:
- the ettA gene encoding energy-dependent translational throttle protein EttA produces MAKPEEPKIIFSMMRVSKKIERKEILRDISLSFYYGAKIGVLGFNGSGKSSLMRILAGRDTDFDGEVHFEPGYTVGLLEQEPQLTAGKTVRECVEEGVKHLTDLTAAYDATWDEIDAAADDTERDAITTKQGELQEKIDALGAWDVGPQVEMAMDALRCPPADQVVDHLSGGEKRRIALARLLLKKPDILLLDEPTNHLDAESVHWLEQHLSRYAGTIIAVTHDRYFLDNVAKWILELDHGHGIPWKGNYSGWLEQKHARATVQQKTEDRRQKAMARELEWIRSGAKARQAKGQARINAYESMLKENVAEQEREFEIIIPAGPRLGSLVVEAQKLSKAYGEKVLFEDVNFSLPPGGIVGVIGPNGAGKTTLFKLITGVEAADGGSLRVGPTVTIAHVDQSRDSLPGEQTIYEAISGGEENLKLGPREMNARAYCAQFGFTGADQQKKVGVLSGGERNRVHLARLLKSGANLILLDEPTNDLDVNSIRALEEGLEMFAGCAVIVSHDRWFLDRVATHIMAFEGDSHVHWYAGNYSAYLEDFKKRKGKDADQPHRIKYRPLTRA; encoded by the coding sequence ATGGCCAAGCCCGAAGAACCGAAGATTATTTTTTCGATGATGCGCGTCTCGAAGAAAATCGAGCGCAAGGAAATCCTCCGCGACATCTCGCTGTCGTTTTATTACGGCGCGAAGATCGGCGTCCTCGGATTTAACGGCTCTGGCAAGTCCTCGCTCATGCGCATTCTGGCGGGGCGCGACACGGACTTCGACGGCGAGGTGCATTTCGAGCCGGGATATACCGTCGGCCTTTTGGAGCAGGAGCCGCAGCTCACGGCCGGCAAGACCGTGCGCGAGTGCGTGGAGGAAGGCGTGAAACACTTGACCGATCTGACCGCCGCCTACGATGCGACGTGGGATGAAATCGACGCCGCGGCCGATGATACCGAGCGCGATGCGATCACCACGAAACAAGGCGAACTCCAGGAAAAGATCGACGCGCTCGGCGCCTGGGATGTCGGCCCGCAGGTCGAGATGGCGATGGATGCGTTGCGTTGTCCGCCGGCCGATCAGGTCGTCGATCACCTCTCGGGTGGTGAAAAACGCCGTATCGCGCTGGCGCGTCTGCTTCTGAAGAAACCGGACATTCTGCTGCTCGACGAGCCGACGAACCATCTCGACGCCGAGAGCGTGCACTGGCTCGAGCAACATCTCTCGCGTTACGCGGGCACGATCATCGCGGTGACGCACGACCGCTACTTCCTCGACAATGTCGCCAAGTGGATCCTCGAGCTCGATCACGGCCACGGCATTCCGTGGAAGGGCAACTATTCCGGCTGGCTGGAGCAAAAGCATGCGCGCGCAACGGTGCAGCAAAAGACCGAGGATCGCCGACAGAAGGCGATGGCGCGCGAACTCGAGTGGATTCGTTCCGGCGCGAAAGCCCGGCAGGCCAAAGGGCAGGCGCGCATCAACGCCTACGAATCGATGCTCAAGGAAAACGTCGCCGAGCAGGAACGTGAGTTTGAAATCATCATCCCCGCCGGCCCGCGTCTTGGTTCGCTGGTCGTCGAGGCGCAGAAACTCAGCAAGGCCTACGGAGAAAAGGTGCTGTTTGAAGACGTGAATTTTTCGCTGCCACCCGGCGGCATCGTCGGCGTGATCGGACCAAACGGAGCGGGCAAGACCACGCTCTTCAAACTGATCACCGGCGTGGAGGCAGCCGATGGCGGTTCACTGCGCGTGGGGCCGACGGTGACGATCGCCCATGTCGATCAATCGCGCGATTCGTTGCCCGGTGAGCAGACCATTTACGAGGCGATCAGCGGCGGTGAGGAAAACTTGAAGCTCGGTCCTCGTGAGATGAATGCCCGCGCGTATTGCGCTCAGTTTGGTTTCACCGGTGCGGATCAGCAGAAGAAGGTCGGCGTGCTTTCCGGCGGTGAGCGCAACCGTGTTCATCTGGCACGGTTGCTCAAAAGCGGTGCCAATCTGATTCTGTTGGACGAACCGACCAACGACCTCGACGTGAACTCGATTCGCGCGCTTGAGGAAGGCTTGGAGATGTTCGCCGGCTGCGCGGTGATCGTGTCGCACGACCGCTGGTTCCTCGATCGTGTGGCGACGCACATCATGGCGTTCGAGGGCGACAGCCATGTCCACTGGTATGCGGGCAACTACTCGGCCTATCTGGAGGATTTCAAGAAGCGCAAGGGCAAGGACGCCGACCAGCCACACCGCATCAAGTATCGTCCGCTCACGCGGGCCTGA
- a CDS encoding CHASE3 domain-containing protein, translated as MKNSRPVLLSRPVVIIGLIIGVTLAAGTAILSTVSTREMAAASIRVTHTQATLLEINQLLSSLIDTETGQRGYILTGLESYLEPYTRAADGLDKQLDGLRQRFANSPEQLATLDRISQLVADKKAETSRTIELRRANAIGPALHIVDSGAGLKNMNALRMAVHDLEQRELMDLSLNSASVSRRADFFQIIGLIMLVAACAMGGTGGWLLMRRVHELETMITVCAWTRRVKFNGQWVSFEDYLRARFNLQFTHGISEEASRKLKMEAIELVEAEALKYKGAPVVRPA; from the coding sequence ATGAAAAACTCACGCCCCGTATTATTATCCCGCCCCGTGGTGATCATCGGCTTGATCATAGGTGTGACGCTCGCAGCGGGCACGGCGATTCTCTCGACAGTCTCCACACGTGAAATGGCTGCAGCCAGTATCCGCGTAACCCATACGCAAGCCACACTGCTCGAGATCAACCAGCTGCTGTCCTCACTTATCGATACCGAAACCGGCCAGCGCGGCTACATTCTTACCGGTCTCGAAAGCTACCTTGAACCCTACACGCGAGCAGCCGATGGCCTCGACAAACAACTCGACGGACTCCGCCAGCGTTTCGCGAACTCTCCGGAGCAACTGGCCACGCTTGATCGCATCAGCCAGCTGGTCGCCGACAAGAAAGCCGAGACGAGCCGCACCATCGAACTGCGTCGCGCCAATGCCATCGGCCCCGCCCTCCACATCGTCGACTCAGGCGCAGGCCTCAAAAACATGAACGCCCTGCGCATGGCCGTGCACGATTTGGAACAACGTGAACTCATGGATCTTTCGCTCAATTCGGCCTCGGTCAGCCGGCGCGCGGATTTCTTTCAAATCATCGGCCTCATCATGCTCGTCGCCGCCTGCGCGATGGGCGGAACCGGTGGCTGGCTGCTCATGCGTCGTGTGCACGAACTCGAAACCATGATCACGGTCTGCGCCTGGACGCGCCGCGTGAAATTCAACGGCCAATGGGTGAGCTTCGAGGACTACCTGCGAGCCCGCTTCAACCTGCAGTTCACCCACGGCATCTCCGAGGAGGCCTCCCGAAAACTAAAGATGGAGGCCATCGAACTCGTCGAAGCCGAGGCGCTGAAATACAAGGGGGCGCCCGTCGTCAGGCCCGCGTGA
- the msrA gene encoding peptide-methionine (S)-S-oxide reductase MsrA has product MSSLKSLIVGGGCFWCTEAAYEILPGVEAVVSGYAGGPRPNPTYEQVCAGVSGHAEVVRIDYDPERITLDALLDHFWKIHDPTTLNRQGADAGTQYRSVIFYTDEGQKAAAEASVARANPGWGGKIVTQIAPLEKFYEAEAYHQDYFRRNPHAGYCQMVIRPKIDKVVKHLGLRDS; this is encoded by the coding sequence ATGTCATCGCTTAAATCACTGATTGTTGGCGGCGGTTGTTTTTGGTGCACCGAGGCGGCATATGAGATTCTACCCGGTGTCGAAGCCGTGGTGAGTGGATACGCGGGAGGACCACGGCCGAACCCGACTTATGAGCAAGTGTGCGCGGGGGTATCGGGCCACGCGGAGGTCGTGCGAATCGATTACGATCCCGAGCGGATCACCTTGGATGCGTTGCTGGATCACTTCTGGAAGATCCACGATCCGACCACGTTGAACCGCCAGGGTGCTGATGCGGGCACGCAGTATCGCTCGGTGATTTTCTACACGGATGAAGGCCAGAAAGCGGCGGCCGAGGCTTCAGTGGCACGCGCAAACCCCGGTTGGGGCGGAAAAATCGTGACGCAAATCGCGCCCTTGGAGAAATTTTATGAGGCCGAAGCGTATCATCAGGATTACTTCCGTCGTAATCCGCACGCAGGTTACTGCCAGATGGTGATCCGACCGAAGATCGATAAAGTGGTGAAACACCTTGGTCTGAGAGACTCTTAG
- a CDS encoding exosortase/archaeosortase family protein — protein sequence MSVGSISSRAWLPSALYVAGIVLTVAIAGRSLGQAWTLAPDLGHGWALPWLMGWLLWERLSTNAAAPGLVPPAAWRRPLIGAAIGGYALVRLLLEPFPLWPVLLWVLAGLLYVFLLLAARAAGGNPWMRVAAGPLALVFTVVPWPGFVENTVILPLRELLATGVAEVLNFVNVPAYSDGATIHIGSGPVGVDEACGGLRSLQTSLMIAWFVGEVARMRWVRRGVLLVMAVLAAITGNFLRALVLTWVTDSGGMERLHAWHDPAGYIALVCTLVVVAVLGWAWRSKDVVVNSSPMQWPVLSWKQARGALLALTVCVVVEAGVRGWYASADKPVPPPHGWVVQWPESAEAFKRYPIDAYAQEMLKPDSFESASWRARGLGDRSGYYIGWDGGLSARNAPFIHSPEICMPMTGGLLVARGAAVNVQVGQLELPFESYEFSRRGRLLHIFRVVWNPDEGRSPIPPVEPKSRWEWFGQQWKIVTGRNITVRAQVMAFSIAGASDQAEAERLFREEIARIVVPDRR from the coding sequence ATGTCGGTCGGCTCGATCAGCTCACGGGCGTGGCTGCCGTCTGCCCTGTATGTGGCGGGCATCGTGCTCACCGTGGCAATCGCCGGTCGCAGCCTTGGCCAGGCTTGGACGCTGGCTCCGGATCTGGGTCACGGTTGGGCGCTGCCGTGGCTGATGGGCTGGTTGTTGTGGGAACGGTTGTCCACTAATGCGGCTGCGCCGGGACTCGTGCCGCCTGCAGCGTGGCGCCGGCCGTTAATCGGCGCAGCGATTGGCGGCTATGCGTTGGTGCGTTTGCTTCTCGAGCCGTTTCCTCTGTGGCCGGTTCTGTTGTGGGTGCTGGCCGGACTGCTCTACGTATTTTTGCTGCTGGCTGCGCGGGCGGCGGGCGGCAACCCGTGGATGCGCGTCGCGGCGGGTCCGCTGGCGTTGGTTTTCACCGTGGTGCCGTGGCCGGGGTTCGTGGAAAACACCGTGATCCTGCCGTTGCGTGAGTTGCTGGCCACCGGCGTCGCCGAGGTGCTGAACTTCGTTAACGTGCCTGCTTATTCCGACGGCGCGACGATCCATATCGGAAGTGGTCCGGTCGGTGTGGATGAAGCGTGTGGCGGACTGCGTTCGTTGCAGACCTCGCTCATGATTGCGTGGTTTGTGGGTGAAGTGGCGCGGATGCGCTGGGTGCGGCGCGGGGTTCTTTTGGTGATGGCCGTCCTGGCGGCGATCACGGGAAATTTTCTCCGGGCGCTGGTGCTCACCTGGGTGACCGATTCGGGTGGCATGGAGCGGTTGCATGCGTGGCATGATCCGGCGGGTTATATCGCGCTGGTGTGCACGTTGGTCGTTGTTGCGGTGTTGGGTTGGGCGTGGCGTTCGAAAGATGTCGTCGTGAACAGTTCGCCTATGCAGTGGCCGGTTTTATCGTGGAAGCAGGCGCGCGGGGCGCTGCTGGCTTTGACCGTGTGCGTGGTGGTTGAGGCGGGGGTTCGCGGCTGGTATGCCAGCGCGGATAAACCTGTGCCGCCTCCGCACGGCTGGGTCGTGCAATGGCCGGAAAGTGCGGAGGCATTCAAGCGGTATCCGATCGATGCCTACGCGCAGGAAATGTTGAAGCCCGATTCATTCGAGTCCGCGTCGTGGCGTGCGAGGGGTTTGGGTGACCGTTCAGGCTACTATATTGGCTGGGACGGAGGTTTGAGCGCACGCAATGCTCCCTTTATTCACAGTCCGGAAATATGCATGCCGATGACCGGTGGTTTGCTGGTCGCCCGCGGTGCTGCGGTGAACGTGCAGGTGGGACAATTGGAACTGCCGTTCGAGTCTTATGAATTCAGCCGGCGCGGACGGTTGCTGCATATTTTTCGTGTGGTCTGGAATCCGGATGAAGGACGTTCACCGATCCCGCCGGTCGAGCCGAAGAGCCGTTGGGAATGGTTCGGCCAACAGTGGAAAATTGTGACCGGGCGTAATATCACCGTGCGGGCCCAGGTGATGGCGTTTTCCATCGCGGGGGCGTCGGATCAGGCGGAAGCCGAGCGACTCTTTCGTGAGGAAATCGCGCGGATCGTGGTGCCGGACAGACGCTGA
- a CDS encoding Hsp33 family molecular chaperone HslO, with product MPESTPINPSNSGLEVTTWFVRSRNALFTKVDFSQLYVDYYLHLSDQAIKVTPEHDALFKRALAGYVLHAVSRPWNELTAWTINFQQPLVNLFLTGDNADGSVTGRVFNENVKVMPTNLFFTDVIRDKQPKRRSSVEFTGGDPLDAVEKYYRQSEQRPARFFQTGEEEFALVAAHPDYDEAWFEALTKEQVADMAKTEQLGELEKRVYRWHCGCNQHRMLEVLAPLFRQDADALFESDAKIEIRCPRCAARHTVTREALEAFVADKK from the coding sequence ATGCCTGAGTCAACGCCCATCAATCCCTCGAATTCCGGTCTGGAAGTGACCACGTGGTTTGTGCGCAGTCGCAACGCGCTGTTCACCAAGGTCGATTTCAGCCAGCTCTACGTCGATTACTACCTGCATCTTTCCGATCAGGCGATCAAGGTGACGCCGGAGCATGACGCCTTGTTCAAGCGGGCGCTCGCGGGCTATGTTTTGCACGCGGTTTCCCGTCCGTGGAATGAACTTACGGCGTGGACGATCAATTTTCAGCAACCGCTGGTGAACCTGTTTTTGACGGGCGACAATGCGGATGGTTCGGTGACGGGCCGCGTGTTCAATGAGAACGTCAAAGTGATGCCGACGAATCTATTTTTCACCGACGTGATCCGTGACAAACAACCCAAGCGTCGCAGCTCGGTGGAGTTCACCGGCGGCGATCCGCTGGATGCCGTGGAAAAGTATTACCGTCAGAGCGAGCAGCGGCCGGCGCGGTTTTTCCAGACGGGCGAGGAAGAGTTCGCGCTCGTCGCGGCGCATCCCGATTACGACGAAGCCTGGTTTGAAGCGCTCACCAAGGAACAGGTCGCGGACATGGCCAAGACGGAGCAGTTGGGCGAACTGGAGAAGCGCGTTTATCGCTGGCACTGCGGATGCAATCAGCACCGCATGTTGGAAGTGCTGGCGCCGTTGTTCCGCCAGGACGCGGACGCACTTTTTGAGAGCGATGCTAAAATCGAGATCCGCTGCCCGCGTTGCGCGGCGCGTCATACCGTGACGCGTGAGGCGCTCGAGGCGTTTGTGGCCGATAAAAAATGA
- a CDS encoding tRNA threonylcarbamoyladenosine dehydratase codes for MSVGQAERFGGVGRLLGRDALERLQAAHVCVVGVGGVGSWTVEGLARSGVGALTLIDLDDVCVTNVNRQLPALDGQIGRPKITVLAERVKLINPACRVTEVAEFFTASTAEAMLGAVKFDCVIDAIDRVGNKALLIAESVKRGLPCVAVGGAGGKRDATQIRTGDLGESGGDDLLRLVRKKLRGDHGFAKGEGHRYGVRCVYSTEKPVYPWADGTCGTEPEPGTNLKLDCASGFGTAVWVTGAFGLAAAQEAVGLIIRKGGENSAQPAQ; via the coding sequence ATGAGCGTCGGGCAGGCGGAGCGTTTTGGCGGCGTGGGACGATTGCTGGGGCGCGATGCGCTCGAGCGTCTCCAGGCGGCGCATGTGTGCGTGGTCGGTGTCGGTGGCGTGGGCTCGTGGACAGTCGAAGGTCTGGCACGCAGCGGGGTGGGTGCGCTCACGTTGATCGATCTCGACGACGTGTGCGTGACCAATGTGAACCGTCAGTTGCCGGCGCTCGATGGACAGATCGGGCGACCAAAAATCACCGTGCTGGCCGAGCGGGTTAAGTTGATCAACCCGGCGTGTCGGGTGACGGAGGTGGCGGAGTTTTTTACGGCATCGACGGCAGAGGCGATGTTGGGTGCGGTGAAGTTCGATTGCGTGATCGATGCGATCGATCGTGTGGGCAACAAGGCGTTGCTCATTGCCGAAAGTGTGAAGCGCGGACTGCCTTGCGTGGCCGTGGGCGGCGCAGGCGGTAAGCGTGACGCGACTCAGATTCGCACGGGCGATCTCGGTGAATCTGGCGGCGATGACTTGCTGCGGCTCGTGCGCAAAAAACTGCGTGGTGATCATGGCTTCGCGAAAGGCGAAGGGCATCGTTACGGCGTGCGCTGCGTGTATTCGACGGAGAAGCCAGTTTATCCGTGGGCTGATGGCACGTGCGGGACCGAGCCCGAGCCGGGGACGAATCTGAAGCTCGATTGTGCGAGCGGTTTTGGAACGGCGGTGTGGGTGACCGGGGCGTTCGGCCTCGCGGCGGCGCAGGAGGCCGTCGGGCTGATCATCCGAAAAGGCGGCGAAAATTCTGCTCAACCTGCGCAGTGA
- a CDS encoding TatD family hydrolase, translated as MYYDAHNHLQDEWLAPHLDRIAIAATDLPIRTMVVNGTCEADWPRVSALAQRFPFVRASYGLHPWDAGNRSPDWLDALRARLAAEPSAAVGEIGLDRWMTDSARADDPRLAGLRRASLVEQTEVFLSQLALATAENRPVTIHCLQAFGALDELLHAHPVPSRGFLLHAYGGPAEMVPRFAQLGAYFSFNGYFLKDTPTPITSANLNCNLLSYKPPKASRLEIFKIIPIDRLLVETDAPAMPLPQTWRTHKLPPAADGSSVNHPGNLDAAYAALASLRGLTLAELTAQVEQNFRRLFG; from the coding sequence ATGTATTACGACGCGCACAACCACCTGCAGGACGAGTGGCTCGCGCCTCACCTTGATCGCATCGCGATCGCCGCCACCGATCTCCCGATTCGCACGATGGTCGTTAATGGCACCTGCGAAGCCGACTGGCCCCGCGTCTCCGCACTCGCTCAACGATTTCCTTTTGTTCGTGCGAGCTACGGCCTGCATCCGTGGGATGCAGGCAATCGTTCGCCCGACTGGCTCGACGCCCTTCGTGCCCGCCTGGCCGCTGAGCCGTCTGCTGCAGTGGGCGAAATCGGTTTGGATCGCTGGATGACCGACAGCGCCCGTGCCGACGATCCACGCCTCGCCGGTCTGCGTCGCGCCTCGCTCGTCGAGCAAACCGAAGTCTTCCTCTCCCAACTCGCTCTGGCCACGGCAGAAAACCGCCCCGTCACCATCCATTGTCTGCAAGCCTTCGGCGCGCTCGACGAATTACTCCACGCCCACCCCGTTCCATCGCGAGGTTTCCTGCTCCACGCCTACGGCGGCCCCGCGGAAATGGTGCCACGCTTCGCCCAACTCGGAGCCTACTTCTCTTTCAACGGCTACTTCCTCAAAGACACGCCAACCCCCATCACCTCGGCCAATCTAAATTGTAACTTATTAAGTTACAAACCTCCTAAAGCCTCTCGCTTGGAAATATTTAAAATCATCCCGATTGATCGCTTATTGGTCGAAACGGATGCACCTGCGATGCCGTTACCGCAGACGTGGCGCACGCATAAACTTCCGCCGGCCGCCGATGGTTCATCCGTAAATCATCCGGGCAATCTCGACGCCGCTTACGCCGCTCTCGCGTCGTTGCGCGGTCTGACGCTCGCCGAACTCACTGCGCAGGTTGAGCAGAATTTTCGCCGCCTTTTCGGATGA
- a CDS encoding SufE family protein, whose product MSVSEKQAQLIEDLSFIEDRQERLAAVVDRARRRPVFSADLKTEANRVNGCISQVWVTGELGDGVLHFQFDADSPLVKGLVALLVDLYEGGTPADIVATEPVLFEQLGLSRDLTPTRQNGLTAVRAHIKAIAQRHT is encoded by the coding sequence ATGAGCGTATCCGAAAAACAAGCACAGCTCATCGAGGACCTGTCCTTTATCGAAGACCGGCAGGAACGTCTCGCCGCCGTCGTTGACCGCGCCCGCCGCCGGCCGGTCTTCTCCGCCGACCTTAAAACCGAAGCCAATCGCGTCAACGGGTGCATCTCGCAGGTCTGGGTCACCGGTGAACTTGGCGACGGCGTGCTGCACTTCCAGTTCGATGCCGATTCGCCGCTGGTGAAGGGCTTGGTCGCCCTGCTCGTCGATCTCTACGAAGGCGGCACCCCGGCCGATATCGTCGCCACCGAGCCCGTTCTCTTCGAACAACTCGGCCTGTCGCGCGACCTCACGCCCACCCGCCAAAACGGACTCACCGCGGTCCGCGCCCACATCAAGGCCATCGCGCAGCGACACACCTGA
- a CDS encoding type IV pilus twitching motility protein PilT: MPAAIDQILRAVRAHDGSDLHLMVGLPPRARVSGTLITLTEFPAVTAEHMEKLLHEICPPVRWEFFQKNHDLDFAYEIAGLARFRVNYLQNAWGMGAVFRQIPSKILSFDDLQLPESIKKLCTLREGLVLVTGPTGSGKSTTLAAMIDYINSTSRRNIVTIEEPIEFVHTNKQSIIAHREVGEHTESFAAAIRGAMRSDPDILLVGEMRQLDTMRLALGCAAMGILVFATLHTNNAPKTIDRIIDAFPADEQNQARVLLAGGLRGIVSQLLCKKISGGRVAVHEILLPHDALGGTIRSGNIAAIRNIIEGSQNEGMISMDVSLRKQFEAGVITAREAYMKATDKTLFERHLGPDTTVHN, from the coding sequence ATGCCTGCTGCGATTGACCAAATCCTCCGCGCCGTTCGCGCCCACGATGGCTCCGACCTTCACCTCATGGTCGGCCTTCCTCCCCGTGCCCGCGTCTCCGGCACCCTGATCACACTGACCGAATTCCCCGCCGTCACCGCCGAGCACATGGAGAAACTTCTCCACGAAATCTGTCCGCCCGTCCGCTGGGAGTTTTTCCAGAAGAACCACGACCTCGACTTCGCCTACGAAATCGCCGGCCTCGCCCGCTTCCGCGTCAACTACCTCCAAAACGCTTGGGGCATGGGTGCCGTTTTCCGCCAGATTCCATCGAAGATCCTGTCCTTCGACGATCTCCAGCTGCCCGAATCCATCAAGAAGCTCTGCACGCTTCGCGAGGGTCTCGTGCTCGTCACCGGACCGACCGGCTCCGGCAAGTCCACCACGCTCGCCGCGATGATTGACTACATCAACTCCACCTCGCGGCGGAACATCGTCACCATCGAGGAGCCGATCGAGTTCGTTCACACGAACAAACAATCGATCATCGCCCACCGCGAAGTCGGCGAACACACCGAAAGCTTCGCCGCCGCCATCCGTGGCGCGATGCGTTCCGACCCCGACATCCTCCTCGTCGGTGAAATGCGCCAGCTCGACACCATGCGTCTCGCCCTCGGTTGCGCCGCGATGGGCATCCTCGTCTTCGCCACGCTGCACACCAACAACGCACCGAAGACCATCGACCGCATCATCGATGCCTTCCCCGCCGACGAACAAAATCAAGCCCGCGTGCTCCTCGCCGGCGGCTTGCGCGGCATCGTCTCCCAGCTCCTCTGCAAAAAAATCAGCGGCGGCCGCGTGGCCGTCCACGAGATTCTCCTCCCCCACGACGCCCTTGGCGGCACCATTCGCAGCGGCAACATCGCCGCCATCCGCAACATCATCGAAGGCTCCCAAAACGAGGGCATGATCTCGATGGACGTTTCGCTCCGCAAACAATTCGAAGCCGGCGTCATCACCGCCCGCGAAGCCTACATGAAGGCTACGGACAAGACGCTCTTCGAACGCCACCTCGGCCCCGACACCACCGTTCACAATTGA
- a CDS encoding type IV pilus twitching motility protein PilT — MNNEVPWIASLCVQERVIDAKLAGQIVDSMPANADAMVFAQAVIDRAGITDIELMTRLATEAQELSASGTQPPSFLPKPAVKAPAPSAAATAAPAPVAVRSLPRMDFSTVKSLPDNALKPFMLELLGAADSVGASDLHLSAGSPPYIRNQRAIEFLSDVTLTAADTLRLNTSLLGDDQKKLFSTHHDYDYALAMEGGRRIRVNLMEHKEGVKGTYRIVPETIRTPAQLGFKNLAVIKRLLSYHNGLILVTGPVGAGKTTTLNSLIDELNRTREDHIITVEDPIEYLHTSQGCNVTQRQVGQHTLSFANALKSALREDPDVIVIGELRDLPTIEMAISASETGHLVIGTMHTSDSGSTLNRLLDVFPPSQQPQIRAMVAQSLRGILCQRLLPARDGGVALACEVLVNTTAISAMVRDSKTQGIPSAIDTGRREGMISMDNAVLELWQEKKITDEVAANNILNRVIRQQIPGAR, encoded by the coding sequence ATGAATAATGAAGTTCCCTGGATCGCTTCGCTGTGCGTGCAAGAACGTGTCATCGACGCCAAACTGGCCGGCCAGATCGTCGACTCCATGCCTGCCAACGCAGATGCGATGGTCTTTGCTCAAGCCGTCATCGACCGGGCCGGCATCACCGACATCGAGTTGATGACCCGCCTCGCCACCGAGGCCCAGGAACTCTCCGCGTCCGGCACCCAGCCGCCTTCCTTTCTCCCCAAGCCCGCTGTCAAAGCACCGGCGCCCTCGGCAGCCGCGACTGCAGCACCCGCACCCGTCGCAGTCCGCTCTTTGCCGCGGATGGATTTTTCCACCGTAAAATCGCTTCCCGACAACGCCCTGAAGCCGTTCATGCTCGAGCTCCTCGGCGCCGCCGACTCGGTCGGAGCCAGCGATCTTCATCTCTCTGCGGGTTCACCGCCCTACATCCGCAACCAGCGTGCAATCGAGTTTCTCTCCGACGTCACCCTCACGGCCGCGGATACGCTTCGCCTCAACACCAGTCTCCTCGGCGACGATCAGAAAAAGCTCTTCAGCACGCATCACGACTACGACTACGCGCTCGCGATGGAAGGCGGCCGTCGTATCCGCGTGAACCTTATGGAGCACAAGGAAGGCGTCAAAGGCACCTACCGCATCGTCCCCGAGACCATCCGCACTCCCGCCCAGCTCGGCTTCAAAAACCTCGCGGTCATCAAGCGCCTCCTGAGCTACCACAACGGCCTCATCCTGGTCACGGGCCCCGTCGGCGCCGGCAAGACCACCACGCTCAACTCCCTCATCGACGAGCTCAACCGCACGCGCGAAGACCACATCATCACCGTCGAGGATCCGATCGAATACCTCCACACCAGTCAGGGCTGCAACGTCACCCAGCGTCAGGTCGGCCAGCACACGTTGTCGTTTGCCAACGCCCTCAAGAGCGCCCTCCGCGAAGACCCCGACGTCATCGTCATCGGCGAACTCCGCGACCTGCCCACCATCGAGATGGCGATCTCCGCCTCCGAGACCGGCCACTTGGTCATCGGCACGATGCACACCAGCGATTCTGGCAGCACGCTGAACCGCCTGCTCGACGTTTTCCCGCCCAGCCAGCAGCCGCAGATCCGCGCGATGGTGGCGCAAAGCCTCCGCGGCATCCTTTGCCAACGTCTCCTGCCCGCTCGCGACGGCGGCGTCGCCCTCGCCTGCGAAGTTCTGGTCAACACCACCGCAATCTCCGCCATGGTCCGCGACTCCAAGACACAGGGCATCCCGAGCGCCATCGATACCGGCCGTCGCGAAGGCATGATCTCCATGGACAACGCCGTTCTGGAACTCTGGCAGGAAAAGAAAATCACCGACGAGGTCGCGGCCAACAACATCCTGAATCGCGTCATCCGCCAGCAGATCCCCGGCGCCCGCTAA